In Fragaria vesca subsp. vesca linkage group LG1, FraVesHawaii_1.0, whole genome shotgun sequence, the sequence CTAGATCAAGATCTGGGTTTGACTTTGTCACTTGCTGGATACAATATATCAAAACTTAGGTTTATCTTGAACCGGTGAGGCTTTATAGTTTAATCAAGTCTAATATGGATCTGATTGACCAAGATCTTGGAACACCTCTCACAAATTTTAGTATTAGTCTAAGAATCATGGATATAAAGTTAGATCTTAATCTTCAACGAGAGGGACGATTCCGAACGGGGCCAACATACCGTTGCAGACAAGGATATTGATTTTGTATGTGTTCTTCTTGAACTATGGAATGGGGATAACCAGAAATAAGGGAGATGATAAATAAATCAATTTTAATGTTGAATAAACAAAAAACAATAAAGTTTTGTTTTTTGGAAGCAATGAGAGCAAACGGTGGTGTTTGAGAGGTTTATATATTATTGGACAGGTGTCAATAATCTATTAGGAGACAGGGAAGGAGACAGATAATTTGGGGACAGAAGATTATCTGCCCTCCGTTTGGGCTTTGGAGTACCTTTTTGCTGTCAAGTCTGCCTTCAATTTGTGCATCGATTCTGGTTCCTTATAATTTTATTTTTATAAATGGAGTTTCATTGGTACTACCCGTGTGTATATCGGTATTGACAAAAAAGCTTTATGGTTTGTAAAGGAGAGACAGGTACTGTAAAGGAGTCCCAAGGCGCCTGAGATGCTTGTGTTGTGACTAGTACACGTAGGACCGAAGGAACACTAGTGAAGCGTGTGAGGTTAATGGTTACATTTTTGTACAACAATGAATTTGGTTCTCGAAGTTTTTAGAATACACTTTTCAGAAGTGCAGAACACAGCGCTGAGATCATGCATGACCGTTGAACAGACGTGATTTCAGGGAGGATCACTAAAACAGAGTAACAAATGCAAGTGTTCTGGAAACAAATGTTAATCAGAAGTAACAAAAAAGCCAAGAGATTCTGCACCAAAACGATCATGGTCATATCAATATAACAAAGATAGGTACATGAAGTGCAGGCTCATGAGCTATACTAGCCGTAATTAACATTAAACATCATAACCTGGAATCAAACACAAGCTAAGACTGCCCAAACTAACAGTTACTATGAGTCCCTCCATCTGTTTCTAGGATTCCTACGTTCTTGTCGGCCAAAATATACATGCTTCTCCAAAAGGGAAGCAATTCCACAAAAGTCATGCCATCAGTATAATAAGAGGCAATGCTAAACTATAGCCGTTACTTTGTACTAAGAATTAGCTAGCCACACATTCTGTCCTCACCACCAGTGGCAGATTTATACTAGGTTCTAGGATCACGAATGACAAACTTTACTTCTCACGGCTGTTGTGAATGACTCTCAGGATCATAAGTGCTATTGTTATGCTTCTTTCTTTTCCTGTGCTCTTGTTGCCCAACAATGCTGGGACAAAGATGAGGCAAGAAAAGTCTCCAACTCTCTTCCAGTGTTTCCAGCTGAACTATTAGTATTTGAATGACATTGGACAGGTATCCAAGGTTGTAATCTTTGAGGCATTGAACCAAAACTCTAGCATCAGCTATTTGGTTTATTAAAAACTTGACCTGTGATCAAAAGCAAGCATTGGAAGATGTATATTGGCAATAAAGATGGTACTTATAACTATTTAAGAAGCAAGAATTGAAATTCCAAAGAGCTAACTGGGTACCTTTTCATCAGGAGTATTCCTTAACCCACAAATTGCTTCAGAACACTTCATTGTCTCCCGCACATACTCTTCTAGAAGTGGTACTAGAGGGAGCTTGTCACTTAACTTGAACATGCAAATACATTTAACAGCCTCAAGCAGCCGCTTCTTTTCAATAAGATTGCGAATAAGATCTGTTATTTGTACAGAAATATTGTAGGGTCCATCAAACTGGAAAGAAGTTCCTCAAGAGAATTGCATATTATCAGCGGCTGAAGTTACAGAAATCAAACGATAAAACATGACACACCAGAAACTTACCGGCAATCATAACTGCAAAAGCAGGTGTCTGACATAATTCTCCAGCCCTTTTATTCTGAGAAATCAACCCAAGAAGCTTTACAATCTCATCTTCATTCAACATATAAAGAATTCCATAAGTAGCTAGAAACAACAAGAATGCCAAACTCTCCACTGAATTTTCGGAATTGCCTGTCATCTTTATCTTCCACTTGAGTGCTAGATATGTTGCATCTACTTTCAGATGAGATCCTATATTTGGGGACATACTCATTAGCTCCATCAATATGGAAATGTTACCTGACATTAAACTTTCTTCAAAGTATCCATTTGTTAAGTACTGAACAAGGGATTTTTGCATGTTATTCAACACAAGTTTAGCTGGGTCTGGTACCAACCGAAGAGAGTTAGCCAATGCATTCTGTATGAAATTATTCCCACTTGAATTCTTATTTAGAAACCCTGGGACATATCCTTCATCACTGGTGGCAATTGGTTGAAGATTTGAGAAAACTAAACTTGCTGAATTTTTGGGAAGTGAAGAGTCTGGTTCCTCCGCTTTGACAAGGGAAGAAATGATGTTGGTCACTGTGCAATTGCAATAGAAACAAACAATTGGCAGTAAACAGGTCAGTGAGTATTTAAATTTAACATATCAAAATAAGTTGGCACCATTGTACTACTTGTGCATCGACTCAAGTGGGAACCCGCCTAATATCAATGACAAAAGTCTTTTCCCATGCAAAGAAAGAGAGTGAATTAGAGACATTCTCTCGCAGATGAAAGAAAAGAAGTTGGGGTGGAATGGTTATATCATACCAAGCAAAATTAAGAACATTTACTGGCTGTTTTGTATATTTTAAAAATCACTTGGTATTTATGAATATCTACAGTGGACGGGTCATTCTCATTTGAACAGAAAAGACTGCCTAAAACACCAATTTTGAGATCTTATGAAATGGCATCGCAAGAAGAACATAAGCAGTAGCACAAGATATGTCCACTGAGAGCCTAATTAGAAGATAAACTCTAGATCAAGAAATGCTAATAGCCTTAAACAACATAGTTCTAGAATAATAGAAACATAGAAAACTCTTTATAATCGACTAGCTCTTACTCTCAAAGGACAACTTTCTGAATAAGATTAACAATCAGTGCTTGCAAAAACTTCATAAAGTGAATAGTACTCTACTATGCTGCTCTATAATGCAATTGTACAAGAGTTCCTTAATCATATTTCTAATATTTGCTGGACCTATATAGTTGGGACAAAAGGAAATGCAACCCCACAATGCAACAGCTATAAACATTCAGTTATCCCTTTTCTTTTTCTTGAAAGAGTAGGTCCTACATGCCAAGACATCAATATTTCATAGAATATATGTGACATATATGATACCTAGACACCAATCCAAACATGAAGCCTAAGAAATAATTACCAGGTGAGGGAATAATTGCATTGTTATCCCCAGGCATATATTCCAACTGCTGAATCGTCACTTGAGAATCAAACTGCGCACGCTTCAATTTAAGCGCTTCAGCCTGCTGTTGAAGTTCCCTCTCTTTCCTTTTAAGTTCATCAGACACCAAATCCAAATTCCTTTCACGCACTTCCACCGACTTCTGGAGTGATTCCAAGTCTTTCTGGCGCTTCTCTGCAGTCTTCATGAGCAAGTCCAAACCCTTTTTGTTATCTTCTATCAACTTCTCCATCGAACACAAATGCTTCTCTTTCAATTCCACCTGATTGCGCCGTTCCTCAACCCTCCTCTCAGCCGACTCCACTCGTCTCTCTTTCCACTGAACCTCATTTCGGCACTCGTTCACCCTCACCTCAGCCAACTCAAGTTCCTTAGCTTTCGATTCCAGTTCCCTCTCCTTCCTCTGAGCTTCATTGATGCACTCTTGCACATCATTCGCGATAACACGAAGCTCCTCCATATTTGGTTCTAACAATTCCTCTTTCAATCTAAGCTTCTCAAACAGCCCCTCCTCAAGCTCCCTCTCTTTCAATTCCACCATACACCTCCAATCCTCCATACATTTCCTCACCATTTCCTCAACCCTAGCCAAATCCCTAGCCCCCTTTTCGACTCGATTACGCATCAAATCACACTCCATCTCTTTCTCCCTAATCAAAATTCCAAGACTTTCCAAACGAGTCTTACCTTCCTCGAAATCCAGAAGCTTCTCTGTAATGGCCTCCTCGATTGCCTCCAGCTCCGACTCCTTCGACCTAAACCCGGACTCTTTCTCTTCCAGAAGCTTCTCCCGGCGCCCGATTGCCTCCTCGCGGCTCCGGAGCTCCTCGAACCGGGTCTGGAGCGCGGCCCGGGTCGAGACGAACTGGTCCCCCATTTGCTTCAAGCGGCCTCGAAGAGTCTCGAAGGACTCGGACATAGGGTTGTGGTTCAGCTCGGAGAACTTCTCTTCCATTTTTGACTCCTTTCTCTTAAAAACCCTAATTCTAAAAACCAAGAATTCTCCAACTTTCAGAGTGAAGTAATGAAGTGACCAACCTATAGAAACATCAGCCTACTCCCCCAAATGACACGTGTCTAATTTTT encodes:
- the LOC101310268 gene encoding uncharacterized protein LOC101310268, which codes for MEEKFSELNHNPMSESFETLRGRLKQMGDQFVSTRAALQTRFEELRSREEAIGRREKLLEEKESGFRSKESELEAIEEAITEKLLDFEEGKTRLESLGILIREKEMECDLMRNRVEKGARDLARVEEMVRKCMEDWRCMVELKERELEEGLFEKLRLKEELLEPNMEELRVIANDVQECINEAQRKERELESKAKELELAEVRVNECRNEVQWKERRVESAERRVEERRNQVELKEKHLCSMEKLIEDNKKGLDLLMKTAEKRQKDLESLQKSVEVRERNLDLVSDELKRKERELQQQAEALKLKRAQFDSQVTIQQLEYMPGDNNAIIPSPVTNIISSLVKAEEPDSSLPKNSASLVFSNLQPIATSDEGYVPGFLNKNSSGNNFIQNALANSLRLVPDPAKLVLNNMQKSLVQYLTNGYFEESLMSGNISILMELMSMSPNIGSHLKVDATYLALKWKIKMTGNSENSVESLAFLLFLATYGILYMLNEDEIVKLLGLISQNKRAGELCQTPAFAVMIADLIRNLIEKKRLLEAVKCICMFKLSDKLPLVPLLEEYVRETMKCSEAICGLRNTPDEKVKFLINQIADARVLVQCLKDYNLGYLSNVIQILIVQLETLEESWRLFLPHLCPSIVGQQEHRKRKKHNNSTYDPESHSQQP